The Cystobacter fuscus DSM 2262 genome includes a region encoding these proteins:
- a CDS encoding DUF4215 domain-containing protein codes for MVNTPIRSRFAGLALASLVLSLTACPGVIEPSDPDSGTPPTNCDGGSCPVDPGPGGRCGDGQKTGTEACDDGNTVSGDGCVANCANIESGYVCETPGAPCVRAVVCGDGKVEGGETCDDRNATGGDGCNANCTVEDGWNCPQSGGRCQAAKCGDLIIAGDEECEDGNSAKGDGCSEVCRLEAGYKCDTINKPCTKTVCGDKVREGTEQCDDGNNDMGDGCSPLCVREPNCNREGLCQAVCGDGVILPGTNEQCDDGNTRSNDGCSAECKFEPGFVCSTIETTPPAKVEIPFVFRDFRGWDLQANTSLGLPRGHEDFENANGSEKGILGALYTSQLDSNGKPVYAKEGVSSSTTHGKAAFDQWYRDTLNVNITVVKTLSLPKKTDGSGAYELDSTAFFHLDNLGWVGKGSQYEPVRSGHNFNFTSEARYWFEYKGGEKLTFRGDDDVWVYINGRLALDIGGVHGPEEQSITLDTTAATNLKLVKGRIYEVVVLQAERHTTGSNYRLTLNGFNTKRNECRATCGNKVVDQGEECDDGVNAGGYNQCARGCVWGPRCGDKTIQKDQGETCDDGNNKSGDGCSSICKIELN; via the coding sequence ATGGTTAATACTCCAATTCGATCGCGATTCGCGGGCCTCGCCCTCGCTTCGCTTGTGTTGTCTCTCACGGCCTGTCCCGGTGTTATCGAGCCCTCGGATCCGGACTCTGGCACGCCGCCCACGAACTGCGACGGTGGTTCTTGCCCCGTCGACCCGGGCCCTGGTGGCCGGTGTGGAGATGGGCAGAAGACGGGCACCGAGGCATGTGACGATGGCAACACGGTGAGCGGAGACGGTTGCGTCGCCAACTGCGCGAACATCGAGTCGGGCTACGTGTGCGAGACCCCGGGCGCTCCTTGTGTCCGGGCGGTGGTCTGCGGTGATGGCAAGGTCGAGGGCGGTGAGACGTGCGACGATCGGAACGCCACGGGCGGCGATGGCTGCAATGCCAATTGCACGGTGGAGGATGGCTGGAACTGCCCGCAGAGCGGCGGGCGCTGCCAGGCCGCCAAGTGCGGTGATCTCATCATCGCCGGTGACGAGGAGTGCGAGGATGGCAACTCCGCCAAGGGCGATGGCTGCAGCGAGGTCTGCCGTCTGGAGGCCGGGTACAAGTGCGACACCATCAACAAGCCCTGCACGAAGACCGTCTGTGGCGACAAGGTTCGTGAGGGCACCGAGCAGTGTGACGATGGCAACAACGACATGGGCGATGGGTGCTCGCCCCTGTGCGTGCGTGAGCCCAACTGCAATCGCGAGGGCCTCTGCCAGGCGGTGTGTGGTGATGGCGTGATCCTCCCCGGGACCAACGAGCAGTGCGATGACGGCAATACCCGCTCCAACGATGGCTGCTCGGCGGAGTGCAAGTTCGAGCCGGGCTTCGTCTGCTCGACCATCGAGACCACTCCGCCGGCGAAGGTGGAAATCCCCTTCGTCTTCCGTGACTTCCGCGGCTGGGATCTGCAGGCCAACACCAGCCTCGGTCTGCCGAGGGGCCACGAGGACTTCGAGAACGCCAACGGCAGTGAGAAGGGAATCCTGGGCGCCCTGTACACCAGCCAGCTCGACAGCAATGGCAAGCCCGTGTACGCGAAGGAGGGTGTGAGCAGCTCCACCACCCATGGCAAGGCCGCGTTCGATCAGTGGTACCGCGACACGCTCAACGTCAACATCACGGTGGTCAAGACCCTGTCCCTGCCGAAGAAGACGGACGGCTCCGGCGCCTACGAACTCGACTCCACCGCGTTCTTCCACCTCGACAACCTGGGGTGGGTGGGCAAGGGGAGCCAGTACGAGCCCGTGCGCAGCGGCCACAACTTCAACTTCACGAGCGAGGCGCGCTACTGGTTCGAGTACAAGGGCGGCGAGAAGCTCACCTTCCGCGGTGACGACGACGTGTGGGTGTACATCAATGGCCGTCTGGCGCTCGACATCGGCGGCGTGCATGGGCCCGAGGAGCAGTCCATCACCCTGGACACCACCGCGGCCACCAACCTCAAGCTGGTGAAGGGCCGCATCTACGAGGTGGTGGTGCTCCAGGCCGAGCGCCACACCACGGGCTCCAACTACCGGCTCACGCTCAACGGCTTCAACACCAAGCGCAACGAGTGCCGCGCCACCTGCGGCAACAAGGTCGTCGACCAGGGCGAGGAGTGCGATGACGGGGTCAACGCTGGTGGCTACAACCAGTGCGCCCGCGGGTGCGTCTGGGGTCCCCGCTGCGGCGACAAGACCATCCAGAAGGACCAGGGCGAGACGTGCGACGATGGCAACAACAAGAGCGGCGACGGCTGCAGCAGCATCTGCAAGATCGAGCTCAACTGA
- a CDS encoding serine/threonine-protein kinase, whose translation MLSSNRSGHVAPLGSKLLAEHFRTDAAARETSVAQFNSVVTLVFLVSGLGLGNLLGWPRAMCVVVMCASYSGYYALLYRVLRRGWFHPAICWFNVCLENTAVGALFVFDIIFADAEQALSNPSAVLWSAIIVLAALRSNLKLALFAGGLVAAEMLALYFFVALPRLSEPIPLMFTPALMGQRAAYYFITGWMAALVASHLMRKAEEALRAIRAKDLLGKYFLHERIGVGGMAEVFRATYSPEGGFEKVVAIKRILPAYAEDKDFVTLFRREAELVSLLNHPNIVQVLDVGRFEDTYFMAMEYIEGVSLRELLKLCGPLPPAAVALIGAEMGQALDYVHRRTASDGTPLNLVHRDVNPPNILLSRIGEVKLGDFGVARAAIHVRLTRADRVRGKLGYLAPEQARGESFDGRADLFALGLSLHEALTGRRVFAGEDASDTMRSEPPVFLLPPSGYRPDIPPALDAAIMGLLDWKVARRTPRGLRLREQLCELTGPFAPYPQGQEALARLVQEAMARKRELLPVEPSERGTEREGTLFARSEEPTAVLSGDLSGGGRSSPTGRRTGEG comes from the coding sequence ATGCTCTCCTCCAACCGCTCAGGACACGTCGCGCCCCTCGGCAGCAAGCTGCTCGCCGAGCACTTCCGGACGGATGCCGCCGCCCGGGAAACCTCCGTGGCGCAATTCAACAGCGTGGTGACCCTGGTCTTCCTGGTCTCGGGGCTGGGACTCGGCAATCTGCTCGGCTGGCCGCGGGCCATGTGCGTCGTGGTCATGTGCGCGAGCTACTCCGGCTACTACGCGCTGCTCTACCGGGTGCTGCGCCGAGGCTGGTTCCATCCGGCCATCTGCTGGTTCAACGTCTGCCTGGAGAACACCGCCGTCGGGGCCCTCTTCGTCTTCGACATCATCTTCGCGGACGCCGAGCAGGCCCTGTCCAACCCGTCGGCGGTGCTGTGGAGCGCCATCATCGTGCTCGCGGCGTTGCGCTCCAACCTCAAGCTGGCGCTCTTCGCGGGCGGGCTGGTGGCCGCGGAGATGCTGGCGCTCTACTTCTTCGTCGCCCTGCCCCGGCTGAGCGAGCCCATTCCGCTGATGTTCACGCCGGCGCTCATGGGGCAGCGCGCCGCCTACTACTTCATCACCGGGTGGATGGCGGCGCTCGTGGCCAGCCACCTGATGCGCAAGGCCGAGGAGGCCCTGCGCGCCATCCGCGCCAAGGATCTGCTGGGCAAGTACTTCCTGCACGAGCGCATCGGCGTGGGCGGCATGGCGGAGGTGTTCCGCGCCACCTACAGCCCGGAGGGCGGCTTCGAGAAGGTGGTGGCCATCAAGCGCATCCTCCCGGCCTATGCCGAGGACAAGGACTTCGTGACGCTGTTCCGGCGGGAGGCGGAGCTGGTGTCGCTGCTCAACCACCCCAACATCGTCCAGGTGCTCGACGTGGGCCGCTTCGAGGACACCTACTTCATGGCCATGGAGTACATCGAAGGGGTATCCCTGCGCGAGCTGCTCAAGCTGTGCGGCCCCCTGCCGCCCGCCGCGGTGGCCCTCATCGGAGCGGAGATGGGCCAGGCGCTCGACTACGTGCACCGGCGCACCGCGAGCGACGGCACCCCGCTCAACCTCGTGCACCGGGACGTGAATCCGCCCAACATCCTGCTGTCGCGCATCGGCGAGGTGAAGCTGGGGGACTTCGGCGTGGCCCGCGCGGCCATCCACGTGCGCCTCACCCGGGCGGATCGCGTCCGAGGCAAGCTGGGCTACCTGGCCCCGGAGCAGGCCCGCGGGGAGTCCTTCGATGGGCGCGCGGATCTCTTCGCGCTCGGCCTGTCGCTGCACGAGGCCCTCACGGGCCGACGCGTCTTCGCGGGGGAGGATGCCTCCGACACGATGCGCAGCGAGCCGCCCGTCTTCCTCCTGCCCCCCTCGGGCTACCGCCCGGACATCCCCCCCGCGCTGGACGCCGCCATCATGGGGCTGCTCGATTGGAAGGTGGCGCGGCGCACGCCCCGGGGGCTGAGGTTGCGCGAGCAGCTGTGTGAACTGACCGGGCCCTTCGCCCCCTATCCGCAAGGCCAGGAGGCGCTGGCCCGGCTGGTCCAGGAGGCGATGGCGCGCAAGCGCGAGCTGCTTCCGGTGGAGCCCTCGGAACGGGGCACCGAGCGGGAGGGCACCCTCTTCGCGAGGAGCGAGGAGCCCACGGCGGTGCTGTCGGGAGACCTGTCGGGAGGGGGGAGGTCGAGCCCCACCGGCAGGCGCACCGGCGAGGGCTGA
- a CDS encoding cytochrome P450, which translates to MSLETTKQNSPAVPFNPQAPGYDANPYPMLDELRTKTPLVYWEQGRGWLLSRYEDAIAVLRDAKRFTPNRDMWEFASVLGNAAMIPELVELSRTGLFALSGSDHARVRKLVSPALTPRAIERLKPEVQALIDEVIDEAAVKGTINVVSDISDRIPARVIGSMLKIPKGRETLFQRFTEASIKNFLPGLLRPEEVEGLRADIREGIDLVRETIEDRRKNPLPDDILTTLIQTEEQGDRLSTNELLSLVAALIVGGFETTVHLIGFTTYNVLQRPELRAQLKTEPELLKNVIEEVLRFDNFGKVGVARYALEDVELSGQTIKKGQMVLILLNSALRDEAVFPKADTFDVRRNTNASIAFGHGVHYCLGANLARLEVQLAVDTLLRRYPDMQLVSPPTFAPHPVIRRMETLEVALRAQ; encoded by the coding sequence ATGTCGCTCGAGACAACGAAGCAGAATTCTCCCGCCGTGCCGTTCAACCCCCAGGCCCCCGGCTACGACGCCAATCCCTACCCCATGCTCGACGAGCTGCGCACGAAGACGCCGCTCGTCTATTGGGAGCAGGGCCGTGGCTGGCTGCTGTCCCGGTACGAGGACGCCATCGCCGTGCTGCGCGACGCCAAGCGCTTCACCCCCAACAGGGACATGTGGGAGTTCGCCTCGGTGCTGGGCAACGCGGCGATGATCCCCGAGCTGGTGGAGCTGAGCAGGACGGGGCTGTTCGCGCTCTCCGGCTCGGACCATGCCCGGGTGCGCAAGCTCGTCAGCCCGGCGCTCACCCCGCGCGCCATCGAGCGGCTGAAGCCGGAGGTCCAGGCGCTCATCGACGAGGTGATCGACGAGGCGGCGGTCAAGGGCACCATCAACGTGGTCAGCGACATCTCGGACCGCATCCCCGCCCGGGTGATTGGCTCCATGCTGAAGATTCCCAAGGGGCGCGAGACGCTGTTCCAGCGCTTCACGGAGGCGTCGATCAAGAACTTCCTGCCCGGCCTGCTGCGCCCGGAGGAGGTCGAGGGATTGCGCGCCGACATCCGCGAGGGCATCGACCTGGTGCGAGAGACGATCGAGGACCGGCGCAAGAATCCCCTGCCGGACGACATCCTCACCACGCTCATCCAGACGGAGGAGCAGGGGGACCGGCTGAGCACCAACGAGCTGCTGTCGCTGGTGGCCGCGCTCATCGTGGGCGGCTTCGAGACGACGGTGCACCTCATCGGCTTCACGACGTACAACGTGCTGCAGCGGCCCGAGCTGCGCGCCCAGCTCAAGACCGAGCCGGAGCTGCTCAAGAACGTCATCGAGGAGGTGCTGCGCTTCGACAACTTCGGGAAGGTCGGCGTCGCGCGCTACGCACTCGAGGACGTGGAGCTGAGCGGGCAGACCATCAAGAAGGGGCAGATGGTGCTCATCCTGCTCAACAGCGCGCTGCGCGACGAGGCCGTCTTCCCCAAGGCCGATACCTTCGACGTGCGCCGCAACACGAACGCGAGCATCGCCTTCGGCCACGGCGTGCACTACTGCCTCGGCGCGAACCTGGCGCGGCTGGAAGTGCAGCTCGCCGTGGACACGCTCCTGCGGCGCTACCCGGACATGCAGCTGGTGAGCCCGCCCACGTTCGCTCCCCATCCGGTCATCCGCAGGATGGAGACGCTCGAGGTCGCGCTGCGCGCGCAGTAA
- a CDS encoding ferredoxin codes for MKIVVDWDRCEANGVCVRAAPTSFSLDEKDQLHVLAETVTPERRAQVEQAVRECPKQALSLSED; via the coding sequence ATGAAGATCGTGGTGGATTGGGATCGCTGTGAGGCCAACGGGGTGTGCGTGCGCGCGGCGCCGACGTCTTTCTCATTGGATGAGAAGGATCAGCTGCACGTGCTCGCGGAGACGGTGACCCCCGAGCGGCGCGCCCAGGTGGAGCAGGCCGTGCGCGAGTGCCCGAAGCAGGCGCTGTCGCTGAGCGAGGACTGA
- a CDS encoding PilZ domain-containing protein: MDFSAWLANFRDLHERARRKLLTSEEYTRYLEDREQLARTLLKAQGQTAVKGISARRTFRVPKGLPVDVCFREAALRSRTLDLSSGGFSCTLNQPPDAGGQGGFVLWLPGENEAPVVGRARIVARAPGEKDPRRVSFSFEDVSEEDRERLEMMIFDLALGYIRA; this comes from the coding sequence ATGGACTTTTCCGCCTGGCTGGCGAACTTCCGCGACCTGCATGAGCGCGCGCGCCGCAAGCTCCTCACGAGCGAGGAGTACACGCGTTACCTGGAAGACCGGGAGCAACTGGCGCGCACGCTCCTCAAGGCGCAGGGACAGACGGCCGTGAAGGGCATCAGCGCCCGGCGCACCTTCCGGGTCCCCAAGGGCCTGCCCGTGGACGTGTGCTTCCGCGAGGCGGCCCTGCGCAGCCGCACCCTGGATCTCTCCTCGGGGGGCTTCTCCTGCACGCTCAACCAGCCGCCGGACGCGGGAGGCCAGGGGGGATTCGTGCTGTGGCTGCCAGGCGAGAACGAGGCGCCCGTGGTGGGGCGCGCGCGCATCGTCGCCCGGGCGCCCGGCGAGAAGGATCCCCGGCGCGTCTCCTTCTCCTTCGAGGACGTGAGCGAGGAGGATCGCGAGCGGCTGGAGATGATGATCTTCGATCTGGCGCTCGGCTACATCCGCGCCTGA
- a CDS encoding tetratricopeptide repeat protein gives MTQSDLQQRGYEQLRAGNYEEAKQLFREHEERAGTAAGTRTQLRQAEARLAAGDLKDAAERFEQVLERNPCLADVYLGLARISLLTGQLDSARVHATAAMRLGPNLGLAWALLGLVHEAQGDEEMALDHLREAVALSPSVFLCQYNYGRLLAVSGRPAEALAPLLQATELEPRNPDGFSALGIAYKQAGQYANALRALERATSLAPRSLDAWATLADVRFAAGEYKPAREVLDQALAACGDHPALLEKALAAAMMLSDTPGAIAYVERELRLVPDHAQGWLNLAHLALQARDFEKSESAARELLRRDPKNWQAWFHLGNLFDAVPLEQDAEQAYREAIALAPTQWKPLANLAGLLLQMKARDKNAEALPLLEKALTLVPPGEWLVHYNLALAHTRLGHPERALELARRIQREAPPADPMVAQARKLESNLQEAATRRN, from the coding sequence ATGACCCAGAGCGATCTCCAGCAACGTGGGTATGAGCAACTGAGGGCGGGCAACTACGAGGAGGCGAAGCAGCTGTTCCGCGAGCACGAGGAGCGCGCGGGCACCGCCGCCGGGACGAGGACCCAGTTGCGGCAGGCGGAGGCGCGCCTGGCCGCGGGAGACTTGAAGGACGCGGCCGAGCGCTTCGAGCAGGTGCTCGAGCGCAATCCATGCCTCGCCGATGTCTACCTGGGCCTCGCGCGCATCAGCCTGCTCACCGGGCAGCTCGACAGCGCGCGCGTCCACGCCACCGCGGCCATGCGCCTGGGGCCGAACCTGGGCCTCGCCTGGGCCCTGCTGGGGCTGGTGCACGAGGCGCAGGGCGACGAGGAGATGGCGCTGGACCACCTGCGCGAGGCCGTGGCCCTGTCACCCTCGGTCTTCCTGTGCCAGTACAACTACGGGCGGCTGCTCGCCGTGTCGGGCCGCCCCGCCGAGGCGCTCGCGCCGCTCCTCCAGGCCACCGAGCTCGAGCCGCGCAACCCCGACGGCTTCTCCGCGCTGGGCATCGCCTACAAACAGGCGGGCCAGTACGCGAACGCGCTCCGGGCGCTCGAGCGGGCCACGTCCCTGGCCCCACGCTCGCTGGATGCCTGGGCCACGCTCGCCGACGTGCGCTTCGCGGCCGGGGAGTACAAGCCGGCGCGCGAGGTGCTCGATCAGGCACTCGCGGCCTGCGGCGACCACCCCGCGTTGCTGGAGAAGGCGCTCGCGGCGGCGATGATGCTCTCGGACACCCCGGGCGCCATCGCCTACGTGGAGCGCGAGCTGCGGCTCGTGCCGGATCACGCGCAGGGCTGGCTCAACCTGGCCCACCTGGCGCTCCAGGCGAGGGACTTCGAGAAGAGCGAGTCCGCGGCGCGCGAGCTGCTGCGGCGCGATCCGAAGAACTGGCAGGCGTGGTTCCACCTGGGCAACCTCTTCGACGCGGTGCCCCTCGAGCAGGACGCCGAGCAGGCCTATCGCGAGGCCATCGCGCTCGCCCCGACGCAATGGAAGCCCCTGGCCAACCTCGCGGGGCTGCTGCTGCAGATGAAGGCGCGGGACAAGAACGCCGAGGCCCTCCCGCTGCTGGAGAAGGCGCTCACGCTGGTGCCGCCGGGTGAGTGGCTCGTGCACTACAACCTGGCGCTCGCCCACACGAGGCTCGGCCACCCGGAGCGCGCCCTCGAGCTGGCGCGCCGCATCCAGCGCGAGGCCCCTCCGGCGGACCCCATGGTCGCGCAGGCCCGGAAGCTCGAGTCCAACCTCCAGGAAGCGGCGACACGCCGGAATTGA
- a CDS encoding fatty acid desaturase family protein: MTAPSASAPRPSQWQEKLGVVLFFLLCALLTRRVGLAMGAQTFWVLGVSGVLGFVTSDLVSGLVHWLFDTWFSRTTPVLGKTFVTPFRVHHEDPLDITRHGFIATNGHNCLVSVPVLGLALLLPSGPEAPLASAALIFVLTLCLGVFGTNQFHKWAHSASTPPGVAWLQARGLILGREHHDVHHTEPYTRHYCITTGWLNRPLAALDFFRRLEHLITALTGQRPREEALHAVSTEQQAPPVPTLATP, encoded by the coding sequence ATGACAGCCCCGTCCGCATCCGCTCCCCGCCCCAGCCAGTGGCAGGAGAAACTCGGCGTCGTCCTCTTCTTCCTCCTCTGCGCGCTGCTCACGCGGCGCGTGGGGCTCGCGATGGGCGCACAGACCTTCTGGGTGCTGGGAGTGAGCGGGGTGCTGGGCTTCGTCACCTCCGATCTCGTGTCCGGACTGGTGCACTGGCTGTTCGATACGTGGTTCAGCCGGACCACGCCCGTGCTGGGCAAGACCTTCGTCACGCCCTTCCGGGTGCACCATGAGGATCCGCTCGACATCACCCGGCATGGCTTCATCGCCACCAATGGACACAACTGCCTGGTGAGCGTGCCCGTGCTGGGGCTCGCGCTCCTGCTGCCCTCGGGGCCGGAAGCGCCGCTGGCCTCGGCCGCGCTCATCTTCGTGCTCACCCTGTGCCTGGGCGTCTTCGGGACCAACCAGTTCCACAAGTGGGCCCACTCGGCGAGCACCCCCCCCGGAGTGGCCTGGCTGCAGGCCCGGGGCCTCATCCTCGGCCGGGAGCACCACGACGTGCACCACACCGAGCCCTATACCCGGCACTACTGCATCACCACCGGCTGGCTCAACCGGCCCCTGGCGGCCCTGGACTTCTTCCGCCGCCTGGAGCACCTCATCACCGCGCTCACCGGGCAGCGACCCCGCGAGGAAGCATTGCACGCCGTGAGCACGGAACAGCAGGCGCCCCCCGTGCCCACCCTCGCGACCCCGTGA
- a CDS encoding LOG family protein, whose protein sequence is MIEIESIVAFEQHLAAGKGLSNVILQGLDLSGQGRALLSADLTGTVFLGCLLDKDTLAAVGSRGAIIFPPFSGLPYFPYRPQLYTPEELYAGFDPSRPESYADTPDARIYAHWHSGGGAHPTSMLDALAQRLHDQAITDALEEVLVHEGNPRRVVAIMGGHSMLRGQPDYRAVAELARELARQGFFLVSGGGPGAMEATHLGAWFSGRSDAELDAALEVLALAPSYTHREWLSRAFEVRATWPLRDEDRLRADSLGIPTWLYGHEPPNPFATRVAKYFANSVREEGLLTIARGGVIYSPGSAGTVQEIFQDACQNHYNTVGVISPMIFLGREFWTRTRPVYPLLAQLAEGHEYARYLLLTDSREDIVRALMDFARELEARSSTPG, encoded by the coding sequence TTGATCGAGATCGAGAGCATCGTGGCATTCGAGCAGCACCTGGCGGCTGGCAAGGGCCTCTCCAACGTCATCCTCCAGGGGCTGGATCTGTCGGGCCAGGGTCGCGCGCTGTTGAGCGCGGACCTGACCGGCACCGTCTTCCTGGGCTGTCTGCTCGACAAGGACACCCTGGCGGCGGTGGGCTCGCGGGGTGCCATCATCTTCCCGCCCTTCTCGGGTCTGCCCTACTTCCCCTACCGGCCACAGCTCTACACCCCGGAGGAACTGTACGCGGGCTTCGATCCGTCGCGCCCGGAGAGCTACGCGGACACGCCGGATGCGCGCATCTACGCCCACTGGCACTCGGGGGGCGGCGCCCACCCCACGTCGATGCTGGATGCGCTGGCGCAGCGGCTGCATGATCAGGCCATCACCGATGCGCTGGAGGAGGTGCTCGTCCACGAGGGCAATCCCCGCCGGGTGGTGGCCATCATGGGCGGACACTCCATGCTCCGGGGACAGCCCGACTACCGCGCGGTGGCGGAACTGGCGCGCGAGCTGGCGCGTCAGGGCTTCTTCCTGGTGAGCGGCGGCGGTCCGGGCGCCATGGAAGCCACGCACCTGGGCGCGTGGTTCTCCGGACGGAGCGACGCGGAGTTGGACGCCGCGCTCGAGGTGCTCGCCCTCGCGCCGTCCTACACCCACCGCGAGTGGCTCTCCCGGGCCTTCGAGGTGCGCGCCACCTGGCCGCTGCGGGACGAGGATCGCCTCCGGGCCGACAGCCTGGGCATTCCCACCTGGCTCTATGGCCATGAGCCCCCCAACCCCTTCGCCACGCGCGTCGCCAAGTACTTCGCCAACAGCGTGCGGGAAGAGGGGCTGCTCACCATCGCGCGAGGAGGCGTCATCTACTCGCCCGGCAGCGCGGGCACCGTCCAGGAGATCTTCCAGGACGCTTGTCAGAACCACTACAACACCGTGGGCGTCATCAGCCCGATGATCTTCCTGGGCCGCGAGTTCTGGACCCGCACCCGGCCCGTCTACCCCCTGCTGGCGCAGCTCGCCGAGGGGCATGAATACGCGCGCTACCTGCTGCTCACCGACTCCCGGGAGGACATCGTCCGGGCGCTCATGGACTTCGCGCGGGAGCTCGAGGCCCGCTCCTCCACGCCGGGGTGA